ACTACTCTTTTGGACTATATGCACAAAAATTCAAACCCTTACCACTAATCATCTCAATTGCGATAAAAGCTTTTCAAGTTCAATGTAAACTTATATAGTTACAAAACACTGATATTATTCTTGAACCATTGGaggtatttgaaatttataGTCCGTGGAGCAAAAATAATATACTATGAACTAACaattaattcaaatatattcattttagGGATTATGTTGCGTTATAAATTTAGATGGCAGCATATATGCATAGGCCACCTACTTGGTCCAAATGCATGCATGGCGGTAATTAGGGATGAtccaaattaaagaaaatatattttggaacTAAACATAGAATGACAGGGTCTGCCCATCCCGGTGGCAAACATCCATCCGTCTCATTTTCCGGAGCAACACTCAACAATCATCCTGGTGGCTTCCGTAACAAGGGAAAATTACAAATGCAGTGTGTTGATTGCACAGATGAATAAAAAGTGCTACTAATTTTGTTGACAGaacataataattaattattaataaaccATGTAATACAGTACTATACTACTGTAAatgtaaatttaattattattgcaTATGCACTGCATTGGAATTGTAGGATCATAGAGTAATTACCACTAGTCCACTACTATCATGCATGCATTTATGGAGGAACCTTTCAATTGCTCGAACATTGAAGACCCTCCTATAGTAACTGCAAAACTGCAGTAACTAGTCCAATTCCCCTGTAAACTTCAACTAAACTCCATTAACTGCAAGATACCAAAcgtttctctttctcttcatttcattttcCTCTTAATTAGATTCTATAAATATGCCTTTCAGCTAAACCTCAACTCATTCATCTTATAAACCTCACCAAAAGCTTTGTGTATTCACTTTCTTCTATCATTATCATAACTTGTTTTGTGTCCTCAAAATGGTTCTGACTTCAAAGAGAACTGCTACAAAAGCTACTGTCAATAATAACCAGCGCGATGAATCATCACTTTCGTTAGTCCATGTTGAACAAGCTCAACCCCTTTCTGTTGCACCAATCATATCATCATATAATGAGAAAATTCGTCCAGTTCTTGATGCACTAGAAAATCTCAGGCGTCTGAACATTGCAAAAGAAGGAATTCAGCTTCCAacaattgttgttgttggtgacCAATCATCAGGGAAATCTAGTGTTCTTGAATCTCTAGCTGGTATCAGCTTGCCGCGAGGACAAGGAATCTGCACAAGGGTACCATTGGTGATGAGGCTGCAGAATCATCCACTTCCTCAACCAGAACTCTTGCTAGAGTTCAATGGAAAAACAGTTTTTACAGATGAAGCTCATGTTTCTGATGCAATAAACATAGCAACAGAAGAGATTGCTGGCTCTGCTAAAGGGATTTCCAACACACCTTTGACTTTGGTTGTGAAGAAGAATGGTGTACCTGATCTTACTATGGTTGATCTTCCAGGTATTACTCGTGTTCCTGTTCATGGTCAACCTGATAATATTTATGATCAGATTAAGGATATAATTATGGAGTATATAACTCCTGAAGAAAGTATTATCTTGAATGTTCTTTCTGCTACGGTCGATTTTACTACTTGTGAGTCTATTAGGATGTCTCAAACTGTTGATAAAACTGGTTTGAGGACTTTGGCTGTTGTAACAAAGGCTGATAAATCACCTGAAGGCTTGTTGGAGAAGGTTACTGCAGATGATGTTAACATCGGTCTAGGTTATGTCTGTGTGCGAAATCGAATTGGAGACGAGTCTTATGAAGAAGCTAGATTGGAGGAACAAAAGCTGTTTGAGTCTCATTCACTTCTTTCCAAAATAGATAAGTCTATTGTTGGTATTCCTGTTCTTGCTCAAAAGCTGGTTCAGGTTCAAGCTATGATAATTTCCAAAACTCTGCCGGAGATTATAAAGAAGATTAATGAGAAACTTGCTTCTAATGCGAATGAGTTAGAGAATTTGCCGGCTAATTTATCTTCAGTTGCTGATGCTATGACTGCTTTCATGCATATCCTTGGGTTGTCTAGAGATTCTCTAAAAAAGATTCTTCTCACTGGAGATTTTGATGAGTACCCTGAAGACAAACACATGCATTGCACTGCTCGATTAGTTGAAATGCTAAATTTATATGCAAGTGATCTTGAAAACTGTGATGAAAGTGATGCTAAAAAGAATTTTCTGATGGAAGAGATCAAGGTGTTGGAAGAGGCCAAGTGGATTGGTCTTCCAA
This portion of the Trifolium pratense cultivar HEN17-A07 linkage group LG3, ARS_RC_1.1, whole genome shotgun sequence genome encodes:
- the LOC123917859 gene encoding dynamin-related protein 4C-like — protein: MVLTSKRTATKATVNNNQRDESSLSLVHVEQAQPLSVAPIISSYNEKIRPVLDALENLRRLNIAKEGIQLPTIVVVGDQSSGKSSVLESLAGISLPRGQGICTRVPLVMRLQNHPLPQPELLLEFNGKTVFTDEAHVSDAINIATEEIAGSAKGISNTPLTLVVKKNGVPDLTMVDLPGITRVPVHGQPDNIYDQIKDIIMEYITPEESIILNVLSATVDFTTCESIRMSQTVDKTGLRTLAVVTKADKSPEGLLEKVTADDVNIGLGYVCVRNRIGDESYEEARLEEQKLFESHSLLSKIDKSIVGIPVLAQKLVQVQAMIISKTLPEIIKKINEKLASNANELENLPANLSSVADAMTAFMHILGLSRDSLKKILLTGDFDEYPEDKHMHCTARLVEMLNLYASDLENCDESDAKKNFLMEEIKVLEEAKWIGLPNFMPRTAFLTLLQRKVKGISYMPVNFVDNVWDYLESVVISVLNHHSSNYYQLQVSTRRAGEKLIAKKKKNSVQHVLEAVEMEKLTDYTCNPEYLLEYNRLIAQQETFLKEVLRTDEPKPTHVKLEGVGEIDVMNLRNYPHVLSQAFDLKARMIAYWKIVLRRLIDSIALHLMLSINELINIDLQKEICNDLLSPGGGGIERLLEESPSISGKREKLSRSVKVLRESKETVARIMDRIGIYD